One segment of Fusarium oxysporum f. sp. lycopersici 4287 chromosome 7, whole genome shotgun sequence DNA contains the following:
- a CDS encoding hypothetical protein (At least one base has a quality score < 10): MATTFNMFPFDQASLPQITTRKALIGVDLQHDFISKDGALPVHEPEDFVDQTIKLAQAFRGVGDVVWVQSQFSETRPVLEEQILVNDSAPKTSRASKRGRPNIPVQPIDADGPPDEEAFLSHEDATCVKADTPGCRIASAIEDSLPKTDTRLTKSHYSAFQSTHLLRILRAKMVMELFICGSLTNVGVYATALDAAGHGMAITIVDDCCGYRSESRKTSAIASLIELTGCEIASYDEVMEVIQPKSKPPKSRKPPSSSKDQEQPQTAKSDHSKNEGREKSTTPDFVKDMTSLRLASNPPSPASTSTQPQPKALSTSAAEHHDSEVGPEPKATESNGVNQIKSTEAPDGIHEPNTAKDSPIKAVVADAIKAEPDSALLDHTSKGQEESINTDSQHNTTQKPDQVIEPSSPAEASQKEEQTIASPPAQATSKHEAQTMKAQPDKTQEIPEMNNPAAIHDANLQQEGLCEGDTDIIENVLPELLLEGLFDKLRGEVQWQRMSHQGGQVPRLVAVQGEIGPDGSIPVYRHPSDESPPLLSFSPTVLAIKNETEKRLGHSLNHVLIQYYRDGNDYISEHSDKTLDIVKGSYIANVSLGAERTMTFRTKRRDKDPSQEDITSPTTSKRVIQRARLPHNSLCRLGLKSNMKWLHAIRQDKRSKKEKSTAELAYEGGRISLTFRQIGTFLNREETLIWGQGAKAKTPEDAHTVINGQSTEAIELLKAFGTENHSSEFDWDANYGKGFDVLHMSNAPRLFTCSDPTINMRIALMLAEFGVNYAKGSITAGSVATNSENLSVKFVDKDKSTAQGDLAVMSYIDARYGLGRPGSTPQAPKELAIRLTRFQRAMALLDIWKNLPKEAKSGKRDLKSLKQELEVWDGFLAEDNGPYIAGMELALPDFAFWPILHNVVEETGAETLRDQKRLREYYEKIGERSSFKKVLGKQPQQQS, from the coding sequence ATGGCTACTACCTTCAACATGTTTCCTTTCGACCAAGCTTCCCTGCCCCAAATAACAACCCGCAAAGCCCTTATTGGCGTGGACCTTCAGCATGACTTCATATCCAAGGATGGTGCTTTACCCGTCCACGAGCCGGAGGACTTTGTGGACCAGACTATCAAGCTGGCCCAGGCATTCCGAGGAGTCGGTGACGTTGTGTGGGTTCAATCGCAATTTAGTGAGACCCGACCTGTGCTTGAAGAACAAATCCTTGTAAACGACAGTGCGCCCAAAACATCACGAGCTTCTAAGAGAGGTCGACCAAACATCCCGGTTCAACCAATCGACGCCGATGGCCCGCCAGATGAGGAGGCATTCCTGAGCCATGAGGATGCTACATGTGTCAAGGCGGACACGCCTGGCTGCCGGATAGCTTCAGCCATAGAAGACTCGTTGCCTAAAACAGACACAAGGTTGACCAAATCTCACTATTCAGCCTTCCAGTCAACCCACCTGCTGCGCATACTGCGTGCTAAGATGGTCATGGAACTCTTCATTTGTGGATCACTCACCAACGTTGGTGTATATGCCACAGCTCTTGATGCCGCAGGCCATGGAATGGCAATCACCATCGTCGACGACTGTTGTGGTTACCGATCAGAGTCGAGAAAGACTTCAGCAATAGCCTCTCTAATAGAACTAACTGGATGCGAAATTGCTTCGTATGACGAGGTCATGGAGGTGATACAACCCAAGTCCAAGCCCCCCAAGTCAAGAAAGCCTCCATCTTCGTCGAAGGACCAGGAACAACCACAGACTGCAAAGTCAGATCATTCAAAAAATGAAGGTCGCGAGAAGAGCACTACCCCGGATTTTGTTAAGGACATGACAAGTCTTCGACTGGCTTCAAATCCCCCAAGCCCcgcatcaacatcgactCAGCCCCAGCCAAAGGCGTTGTCGACAAGTGCAGCTGAACACCATGACTCAGAGGTCGGCCCAGAACCGAAGGCTACAGAATCAAATGGTGTTAATCAGATCAAATCTACTGAGGCACCGGATGGCATACATGAGCCGAACACGGCTAAGGATTCCCCTATTAAAGCCGTTGTCGCAGATGCTATCAAAGCCGAACCAGATTCAGCATTATTGGATCATACTTCTaaaggtcaagaagaaagCATCAATACAGATTCCCAGCATAATACCACGCAAAAACCAGACCAAGTCATAGAACCATCGTCTCCAGCCGAGGCAAGCcagaaagaagaacaaaCCATTGCATCACCTCCGGCCCAAGCGACCAGCAAGCACGAAGCACAAACAATGAAAGCACAACCAGACAAGACACAGGAAATACCCGAGATGAACAACCCAGCGGCTATACATGATGCCAACCTTCAACAGGAAGGCCTGTGCGAAGGAGACACCGACATCATTGAGAATGTTCTTCCTGAGCTGTTGCTTGAGGGTCTTTTCGATAAGTTACGCGGGGAGGTTCAGTGGCAGCGTATGTCTCACCAGGGTGGGCAAGTTCCACGACTTGTTGCAGTTCAGGGTGAGATTGGACCAGATGGGAGCATCCCAGTCTACCGTCATCCATCTGACGAATCTCCTCCACTGCTGTCATTTTCTCCTACGGTACTGGCTATAAAAAACGAGACCGAGAAACGGTTGGGTCATTCTCTGAACCATGTGCTGATCCAGTACTACCGAGATGGAAATGACTACATCTCCGAACACAGTGACAAGACCCTGGATATCGTCAAAGGATCTTATATCGCCAACGTGAGCCTCGGCGCTGAACGAACTATGACTTTCAGAACAAAGAGAAGGGATAAGGACCCTTCACAAGAGGATATCACCTCTCCAACAACCTCGAAAAGAGTGATACAGCGTGCCAGACTCCCACACAATTCTCTATGCCGACTAGGCTTGAAAAGTAACATGAAGTGGCTACATGCCATCCGTCAGGACAAGCGttcgaagaaggaaaaatCCACAGCCGAACTTGCATACGAAGGAGGGCGAATCTCTCTGACTTTCAGACAGATAGGGACGTTCCTGAATCGCGAAGAGACTCTTATATGGGGCCAAGGTGCTAAGGCCAAGACTCCCGAGGATGCTCACACCGTCATTAACGGGCAGTCTACCGAGGCAATTGAGCTGCTGAAGGCTTTTGGGACAGAGAACCACTCAAGCGAATTCGATTGGGACGCAAATTATGGAAAAGGGTTCGATGTGCTGCATATGAGCAACGCACCTCGCCTCTTTACCTGCAGTGACCCAACTATCAATATGCGCATTGCTCTCATGTTGGCGGAGTTTGGCGTGAACTACGCAAAGGGAAGCATTACGGCCGGATCTGTAGCAACAAACTCTGAGAATCTGTCAGTCAAATTCGTGGACAAGGACAAATCCACTGCTCAAGGCGATCTGGCTGTCATGTCGTACATTGATGCCCGCTATGGGCTTGGAAGACCTGGCAGCACCCCACAAGCACCGAAGGAGTTGGCCATTCGGCTCACTCGTTTCCAGCGTGCCATGGCTCTTTTGGATATTTGGAAAAACCTTCCGAAGGAAGCCAAGAGCGGCAAACGAGACTTGAAGTCGCTTAaacaagagcttgaagttTGGGACGGGTTCCTCGCTGAGGATAATGGGCCTTACATCGCTGGTATGGAACTGGCTCTGCCCGACTTCGCCTTCTGGCCAATTTTGCACAACGTGGTGGAAGAAACAGGAGCAGAGACTCTCCGGGATCAGAAAAGGCTCCGCGAATACTATGAGAAGATTGGCGAGAGGTCCAGTTTCAAGAAGGTGCTTGGCaagcagccgcagcagcagtCATAG
- a CDS encoding ribosomal RNA large subunit methyltransferase J: MNIRLPSTFPSLGWKLSPCLLHSRPVAESIRWSSSGSRWKQRQGRDAYARGAKVQGLKSRAAFKLLEMDSKYKLFKGNGQTVVDLGYAPGSWSQVAVERTRPNGRVIGIDLIPAQPPRGVATFQGDFLSPVVQEMVKNFILESHQNPPVGQEIEKTGSGTEEGITVDRPSYLDMERHTGQNEPPASGPEGSSKRIVDVVLSDMSAPWEQTTGFSVKTLSNPYHRLMNTSGNGFRDHVGSMDLCAAALQFASDTLRSGGHFVCKFYQGPEDKEFEKKLKTLFTKVFREKPDSSRKVLPEVKS; the protein is encoded by the exons ATGAACATCCGACTGCCTTCGACGTTCCCAAGCCTGGGCTGGAAGCTCAGCCCATGCTTGCTTCATTCACGACCAGTAGCTGAATCGATCCGATGGTCCTCATCGGGGTCTCGTTGGAAACAACGACAAGGCCGTGACGCATATGCACGAGGTGCGAAGGTTCAAGGGCTCAAAAGCCGAGCAGCTTTCAAGCTCCTAGAA ATGGATTCTAAGTACAAGCTGTTTAAAGGCAATGGGCAGACAGTGGTTGACCTG GGATATGCACCAGGCAGTTGGTCACAG GTTGCCGTGGAAAGGACGAGACCGAATGGCCGGGTCATCGGTATCGACCTCATCCCAGCCCAACCGCCTCGTGGTGTAGCTACCTTTCAGGGCGATTTTCTCTCACCAGTTGTCCAGGAGATGGTCAAAAATTTCATTCTTGAAAGTCACCAGAACCCACCTGTTGGTCAGGAAATTGAGAAAACCGGCTCTGGCACGGAAGAAGGCATCACGGTCGACCGGCCCAGCTATCTCGACATGGAACGACACACGGGGCAAAACGAGCCACCAGCATCTGGACCAGAAGGATCAAGCAAGCGCATCGTCGAT GTTGTTTTGAGTGACATGTCAGCACCCTGGGAGCAAACCACCGGCTTTAGCGTGAAGACATTGAGTAATCCCTATCATAGGTTGATGAACACGAGCGGAAACGGCTTCCGTGACCATGTGGGCAGTATG GACCTTTGCGCTGCTGCTCTCCAATTTGCTAGCGACACTCTTCGATCTGGGGGACATTTCGTCTGCAAATTCTACCAGGGACCTGAGGATAAGGAGTTCGAGAAAAAGTTGAAAACTCTTTTCACGAAAGTTTTCAGAGAGAAGCCTGATTCTTCAAGAAAGGTACTTCCCGAAGTCAAATCGTGA
- a CDS encoding hypothetical protein (At least one base has a quality score < 10), which produces MRFLRSLLSFAVLAMGVAAAKKSSAERFDEFHAKQSSTPLKLKESTYKTLTSTPRDYSVAVLLTAADARFSCQLCREFQPEWDLLGKSWAKGDKAGNSRLIFGTLDFVDGREIFMSLGLQTAPVLLLFQPTVGPHAAQKPEPLRYDFSAGPPTAEKVHSWLARQLPDRPHPAVKRPFNYAGWAITITIVLGVITAGVVAWPYVSHILQSRNLWAALSLMTILLFISGHMFNHIRKVPYVTGDGRGGVNYIASGFQNQLGLETQVVAAICMSRPLPLDSIPPSNCFF; this is translated from the exons ATGCGTTTCCTACGCTCACTTCTCTCTTTCGCCGTGCTTGCGATGGGCGTGGCTGCCGCCAAAAAGTCCTCCGCGGAGCGGTTCGATGAATTCCATGCCAAACAGAGCTCGACACCGCTCAAGCTGAAAGAATCGACGTATAAAACTCTGACCTCTACACCAAGAGACTACAGCGTTGCTGTGCTCCTCACCGCAGCCGATGCACGATTTTCTTGCCAGCTCTGCCGCGAGTTCCAACCTGAATGGGACCTGTTGGGCAAGAGCTGGGCCAAGGGTGACAAGGCCGGCAACTCGCGACTGATTTTTGGTACACTGGATTTTGTTGATGGCAGAGAGATCTTCATGTCG CTTGGCCTTCAAACTGCCCCTGTCCTCCTCTTATTCCAGCCCACTGTCGGTCCCCATGCTGCTCAAAAGCCAGAGCCACTGCGATACGACTTCAGTGCCGG ACCCCCGACTGCCGAAAAAGTTCACTCCTGGCTCGCTCGTCAGCTGCCCGACCGACCTCATCCTGCTGTCAAGCGACCTTTCAACTATGCGGGATGGGCGATCACCATAACCATCGTGCTCGGAGTTATTACTGCAGGTGTCGTGGCTTGGCCGTATGTGTCTCACATTCTGCAGAGCCGCAACCTCTGGGcagccttgtccttgatgaCCATTCTCTTGTTCATCAGCGGACACATGTTCAACCACATCCGCAAAGTTCCCTACGTTACTGGTGACGGACGTGGTGGGGTCAACTACATCGCGAGCGGTTTCCAGAACCAACTCGGTTTGGAAACACAAGTGGTGGCAGCAATCTGTATGTCTCGTCCACTCCCTCTTGACTCTATTCCTCCTTCTAACTGCTTTTTCTAG
- a CDS encoding hypothetical protein (At least one base has a quality score < 10) codes for MKRTKSTERAARISDLELRHQDNVHQIDLTGRDEEARLLKLRLLTLRDENSSLKDRLVQRDALVKQITKKGKDAHAELAEAKEKLKAQEMQLRKQGNELEGLKTEINTLNDFRQDSNKVLQEKLALSHKLDQIQPELEHLKTQLENQRAVVAQKQDLERQLSSIEVELENEKRSKKRMQSKNHDNDQVKEQLDEAKRELEKLKKEHTRELREVRGECDMLEGRVEDTRSKLKKTQGDLKDTRAELASCRAELEEARKALATNKPSKKSVTMKEHPIGKKRAQDLSMEDISIGTPGPDEATLRRPSKKRGAERALVGEKSTFSITPFLNRTKNLSDNMSDELSELHSPTGKSTGASEPVVFEDVAPEAGDSMSMEPIEEAAEPDHQAEDDAVAEEEEQPKHRRPEADQGKPWTMHQQRRRTCLSRQRERPRQLRLLVESR; via the exons ATGAAAAGGACCAAGTCCACAGAG CGTGCGGCTCGTATCAGTGACCTTGAGTTGAGACACCAAGACAATGTCCATCAGATTGACCTCACAGGCCGTGATGAGGAAGCTCGTCTCCTAAAGCTGCGACTCTTGACGCTTCGCGATGAAAATTCGTCCCTGAAGGATCGGCTAGTCCAACGAGATGCCCTCGTGAAGCAGATCACGAAAAAGGGAAAAGATGCGCATGCCGAGCTTGCCGAGGCGAAGGAGAAGCTGAAAGCCCAAGAAATGCAGCTTAGAAAACAAGGCAACGAGCTGGAAGGCCTCAAG ACCGAAATCAACACTTTGAATGACTTCAGACAAGACTCAAACAAGGTCTTGCAGGAGAAACTCGCCCTCAGCCATAAGCTTGACCAGATCCAGCCTGAGCTTGAACATCTCAAGACGCAACTCGAAAACCAACGCGCCGTCGTCGCCCAGAAGCAGGATCTCGAGCGTCAGCTTAGTTCGATCGAGGTTGAACTCGAAAATGAGAAGAGATCAAAAAAACGCATGCAATCCAAGAATCATGACAATGATCAAGTGAAGGAACAATTGGACGAAGCGAAGAGAGAATTGGAGAAGCTTAAGAAAGAACACACCAGAGAGCTACGGGAAGTTCGCGGTGAATGTGACATGCTCGAAGGCCGCGTGGAGGATACAAGGAGCAAACTGAAGAAGACGCAGGGAGACCTCAAGGACACACGAGCCGAGCTCGCGTCTTGTCGCGCTGAACTGGAGGAAGCTCGTAAGGCTCTGGCGACTAACAAGCCAAGCAAGAAAAGTGTCACGATGAAGGAACATCCcattggaaagaagagagcCCAGGACCTGAGCATGGAAGACATCAGCATCGGAACCCCAGGCCCAGATGAGGCAACCTTGAGACGGCCTTCCAAGAAACGAGGTGCTGAGCGCGCCTTGGTAGGAGAGAAGTCGACGTTCTCCATCACGCCCTTTTTGAACCGTACCAAGAACCTCTCGGATAACATGTCAGATGAGCTAAGCGAACTTCACTCACCTACTGGAAAGTCTACAGGCGCCTCAGAACCTGTTGTCTTTGAAGATGTTGCACCAGAAGCTGGTGATTCTATGTCTATGGAACCCATAGAGGAAGCTGCAGAGccagatcatcaagctgaggatgatgctgtcgccgaggaagaggagcagcCAAAGCACAGAAGGCCCGAGGCAGACCAAGGAAAGCCCTGGACGATGCACCAACaacgaagaagaacatgCCTGTCCAGGCAAAGAGAAAGGCCAAGGCAGCTAAGGCTTCTAGTAGAGTCGAGATGA
- a CDS encoding ribosomal RNA large subunit methyltransferase J, which produces MNIRLPSTFPSLGWKLSPCLLHSRPVAESIRWSSSGSRWKQRQGRDAYARGAKVQGLKSRAAFKLLEMDSKYKLFKGNGQTVVDLGYAPGSWSQVAVERTRPNGRVIGIDLIPAQPPRGVATFQGDFLSPVVQEMVKNFILESHQNPPVGQEIEKTGSGTEEGITVDRPSYLDMERHTGQNEPPASGPEGSSKRIVDVVLSDMLMNTSGNGFRDHVGSMDLCAAALQFASDTLRSGGHFVCKFYQGPEDKEFEKKLKTLFTKVFREKPDSSRKESREAYFIGLRRKPGITIEPTDIHE; this is translated from the exons ATGAACATCCGACTGCCTTCGACGTTCCCAAGCCTGGGCTGGAAGCTCAGCCCATGCTTGCTTCATTCACGACCAGTAGCTGAATCGATCCGATGGTCCTCATCGGGGTCTCGTTGGAAACAACGACAAGGCCGTGACGCATATGCACGAGGTGCGAAGGTTCAAGGGCTCAAAAGCCGAGCAGCTTTCAAGCTCCTAGAA ATGGATTCTAAGTACAAGCTGTTTAAAGGCAATGGGCAGACAGTGGTTGACCTG GGATATGCACCAGGCAGTTGGTCACAG GTTGCCGTGGAAAGGACGAGACCGAATGGCCGGGTCATCGGTATCGACCTCATCCCAGCCCAACCGCCTCGTGGTGTAGCTACCTTTCAGGGCGATTTTCTCTCACCAGTTGTCCAGGAGATGGTCAAAAATTTCATTCTTGAAAGTCACCAGAACCCACCTGTTGGTCAGGAAATTGAGAAAACCGGCTCTGGCACGGAAGAAGGCATCACGGTCGACCGGCCCAGCTATCTCGACATGGAACGACACACGGGGCAAAACGAGCCACCAGCATCTGGACCAGAAGGATCAAGCAAGCGCATCGTCGAT GTTGTTTTGAGTGACAT GTTGATGAACACGAGCGGAAACGGCTTCCGTGACCATGTGGGCAGTATG GACCTTTGCGCTGCTGCTCTCCAATTTGCTAGCGACACTCTTCGATCTGGGGGACATTTCGTCTGCAAATTCTACCAGGGACCTGAGGATAAGGAGTTCGAGAAAAAGTTGAAAACTCTTTTCACGAAAGTTTTCAGAGAGAAGCCTGATTCTTCAAGAAAG GAGAGCCGGGAAGCATACTTTATTGGCCTACGGAGAAAACCTGGTATTACGATAGAACCCACAGACATACACGAATAG
- a CDS encoding ribosomal RNA large subunit methyltransferase J, with protein MNIRLPSTFPSLGWKLSPCLLHSRPVAESIRWSSSGSRWKQRQGRDAYARGAKVQGLKSRAAFKLLEMDSKYKLFKGNGQTVVDLGYAPGSWSQVAVERTRPNGRVIGIDLIPAQPPRGVATFQGDFLSPVVQEMVKNFILESHQNPPVGQEIEKTGSGTEEGITVDRPSYLDMERHTGQNEPPASGPEGSSKRIVDVVLSDMSAPWEQTTGFSVKTLSNPYHRLMNTSGNGFRDHVGSMDLCAAALQFASDTLRSGGHFVCKFYQGPEDKEFEKKLKTLFTKVFREKPDSSRKESREAYFIGLRRKPGITIEPTDIHE; from the exons ATGAACATCCGACTGCCTTCGACGTTCCCAAGCCTGGGCTGGAAGCTCAGCCCATGCTTGCTTCATTCACGACCAGTAGCTGAATCGATCCGATGGTCCTCATCGGGGTCTCGTTGGAAACAACGACAAGGCCGTGACGCATATGCACGAGGTGCGAAGGTTCAAGGGCTCAAAAGCCGAGCAGCTTTCAAGCTCCTAGAA ATGGATTCTAAGTACAAGCTGTTTAAAGGCAATGGGCAGACAGTGGTTGACCTG GGATATGCACCAGGCAGTTGGTCACAG GTTGCCGTGGAAAGGACGAGACCGAATGGCCGGGTCATCGGTATCGACCTCATCCCAGCCCAACCGCCTCGTGGTGTAGCTACCTTTCAGGGCGATTTTCTCTCACCAGTTGTCCAGGAGATGGTCAAAAATTTCATTCTTGAAAGTCACCAGAACCCACCTGTTGGTCAGGAAATTGAGAAAACCGGCTCTGGCACGGAAGAAGGCATCACGGTCGACCGGCCCAGCTATCTCGACATGGAACGACACACGGGGCAAAACGAGCCACCAGCATCTGGACCAGAAGGATCAAGCAAGCGCATCGTCGAT GTTGTTTTGAGTGACATGTCAGCACCCTGGGAGCAAACCACCGGCTTTAGCGTGAAGACATTGAGTAATCCCTATCATAGGTTGATGAACACGAGCGGAAACGGCTTCCGTGACCATGTGGGCAGTATG GACCTTTGCGCTGCTGCTCTCCAATTTGCTAGCGACACTCTTCGATCTGGGGGACATTTCGTCTGCAAATTCTACCAGGGACCTGAGGATAAGGAGTTCGAGAAAAAGTTGAAAACTCTTTTCACGAAAGTTTTCAGAGAGAAGCCTGATTCTTCAAGAAAG GAGAGCCGGGAAGCATACTTTATTGGCCTACGGAGAAAACCTGGTATTACGATAGAACCCACAGACATACACGAATAG
- a CDS encoding hypothetical protein (At least one base has a quality score < 10), whose amino-acid sequence MRFLRSLLSFAVLAMGVAAAKKSSAERFDEFHAKQSSTPLKLKESTYKTLTSTPRDYSVAVLLTAADARFSCQLCREFQPEWDLLGKSWAKGDKAGNSRLIFGTLDFVDGREIFMSLGLQTAPVLLLFQPTVGPHAAQKPEPLRYDFSAGPPTAEKVHSWLARQLPDRPHPAVKRPFNYAGWAITITIVLGVITAGVVAWPYVSHILQSRNLWAALSLMTILLFISGHMFNHIRKVPYVTGDGRGGVNYIASGFQNQLGLETQVVAAIYGVLSFCAISLAIKAPRIAEAKSQQVAVIAFGGALFLVNSFLLSVFRIKNPGYPFSLPPFM is encoded by the exons ATGCGTTTCCTACGCTCACTTCTCTCTTTCGCCGTGCTTGCGATGGGCGTGGCTGCCGCCAAAAAGTCCTCCGCGGAGCGGTTCGATGAATTCCATGCCAAACAGAGCTCGACACCGCTCAAGCTGAAAGAATCGACGTATAAAACTCTGACCTCTACACCAAGAGACTACAGCGTTGCTGTGCTCCTCACCGCAGCCGATGCACGATTTTCTTGCCAGCTCTGCCGCGAGTTCCAACCTGAATGGGACCTGTTGGGCAAGAGCTGGGCCAAGGGTGACAAGGCCGGCAACTCGCGACTGATTTTTGGTACACTGGATTTTGTTGATGGCAGAGAGATCTTCATGTCG CTTGGCCTTCAAACTGCCCCTGTCCTCCTCTTATTCCAGCCCACTGTCGGTCCCCATGCTGCTCAAAAGCCAGAGCCACTGCGATACGACTTCAGTGCCGG ACCCCCGACTGCCGAAAAAGTTCACTCCTGGCTCGCTCGTCAGCTGCCCGACCGACCTCATCCTGCTGTCAAGCGACCTTTCAACTATGCGGGATGGGCGATCACCATAACCATCGTGCTCGGAGTTATTACTGCAGGTGTCGTGGCTTGGCCGTATGTGTCTCACATTCTGCAGAGCCGCAACCTCTGGGcagccttgtccttgatgaCCATTCTCTTGTTCATCAGCGGACACATGTTCAACCACATCCGCAAAGTTCCCTACGTTACTGGTGACGGACGTGGTGGGGTCAACTACATCGCGAGCGGTTTCCAGAACCAACTCGGTTTGGAAACACAAGTGGTGGCAGCAATCT ATGGTGTTTTGTCGTTTTGCGCGATCTCTCTCGCTATCAAGGCCCCACGAATTGCTGAGGCCAAGTCTCAACAAGTCGCAGTCATTGCGTTCGGCGGCGCCCTGTTCCTTGTCAACAGCTTTCTGCTGAGCGTCTTCCGTATCAAGAACCCTGGCTATCCATTCTCTCTGCCGCCATTCATGTAA
- a CDS encoding ribosomal RNA large subunit methyltransferase J, with the protein MNIRLPSTFPSLGWKLSPCLLHSRPVAESIRWSSSGSRWKQRQGRDAYARGAKVQGLKSRAAFKLLEMDSKYKLFKGNGQTVVDLGYAPGSWSQVAVERTRPNGRVIGIDLIPAQPPRGVATFQGDFLSPVVQEMVKNFILESHQNPPVGQEIEKTGSGTEEGITVDRPSYLDMERHTGQNEPPASGPEGSSKRIVDVVLSDMLMNTSGNGFRDHVGSMDLCAAALQFASDTLRSGGHFVCKFYQGPEDKEFEKKLKTLFTKVFREKPDSSRKVLPEVKS; encoded by the exons ATGAACATCCGACTGCCTTCGACGTTCCCAAGCCTGGGCTGGAAGCTCAGCCCATGCTTGCTTCATTCACGACCAGTAGCTGAATCGATCCGATGGTCCTCATCGGGGTCTCGTTGGAAACAACGACAAGGCCGTGACGCATATGCACGAGGTGCGAAGGTTCAAGGGCTCAAAAGCCGAGCAGCTTTCAAGCTCCTAGAA ATGGATTCTAAGTACAAGCTGTTTAAAGGCAATGGGCAGACAGTGGTTGACCTG GGATATGCACCAGGCAGTTGGTCACAG GTTGCCGTGGAAAGGACGAGACCGAATGGCCGGGTCATCGGTATCGACCTCATCCCAGCCCAACCGCCTCGTGGTGTAGCTACCTTTCAGGGCGATTTTCTCTCACCAGTTGTCCAGGAGATGGTCAAAAATTTCATTCTTGAAAGTCACCAGAACCCACCTGTTGGTCAGGAAATTGAGAAAACCGGCTCTGGCACGGAAGAAGGCATCACGGTCGACCGGCCCAGCTATCTCGACATGGAACGACACACGGGGCAAAACGAGCCACCAGCATCTGGACCAGAAGGATCAAGCAAGCGCATCGTCGAT GTTGTTTTGAGTGACAT GTTGATGAACACGAGCGGAAACGGCTTCCGTGACCATGTGGGCAGTATG GACCTTTGCGCTGCTGCTCTCCAATTTGCTAGCGACACTCTTCGATCTGGGGGACATTTCGTCTGCAAATTCTACCAGGGACCTGAGGATAAGGAGTTCGAGAAAAAGTTGAAAACTCTTTTCACGAAAGTTTTCAGAGAGAAGCCTGATTCTTCAAGAAAGGTACTTCCCGAAGTCAAATCGTGA
- a CDS encoding guanine nucleotide-binding protein subunit beta-like protein: MAEQLILKGTLEGHNGWVTSLATSMENPNMLLSASRDKTLIIWNLTRDETQYGYPKRSLHGHSHIVSDCVISSDGAYALSASWDKTLRLWELASGTTTRRFVGHTNDVLSVSFSADNRQIVSGSRDRTIKLWNTLGDCKYTITEKGHTEWASCVRFSPNPQNPVIVSAGWDKLVKVWELSTCKLQTDHIGHTGYINTVTISPDGSLCASGGKDGTTMLWDLNESKHLYSLNANDEIHALVFSPNRYWLCAATASSIIIFDLEKKSKVDELKPEFPAVGKKSREPECVSLAWSADGQTLFAGYTDNIIRAWGVMSRA; encoded by the exons ATGGCCGAACAATTGATCCTGAAGGGCACTCTCGAGGGCCAC AATGGCTGGGTCACCAGTCTGGCTACCTCCATGGAGAA CCCCAACATGCTCCTGTCTGCCTCCCGAGACAAGACCCTGATCATCTGGAACCTCACTCGCGATGAGACCCAGTACGGCTACCCCAAGCGATCCCTCCACGGCCACTCTCACATTGTCTCCGACTGT GTTATCTCCTCTGACGGTGCCTACGCTCTGTCTGCCTCTTGGGACAAGACTCTGCGTCTCTGGGAGCTCGCCAGCGGTACCACCACTCGACGATTCGTCGGCCACACCAACGACGTCCTTTCCGTCAGCTTCTCTGCCGACAACCGCCAGATCGTCTCCGGTTCTCGCGACCGAACCATCAAGCTCTGGAACACTCTCGGTGACTGCAAGTACACCATCACCGAGAAGGGCCACACCGAGTGGGCTTCTTGCGTCCGTTTCAGCCCCAACCCCCAGAACCCTGTCATTGTCTCCGCCGGCTGGGACAAGCTCGTCAAG GTTTGGGAGCTCTCCACCTGCAAGCTCCAGACTGACCACATCGGTCACACCGGCTACATCAACACTGTCACCATCTCCCCCGACGGTTCTCTGTGCGCCTCTGGTGGCAAGGACGGTACCACCATGCTCTGGGATCTTAACGAGTCCAAGCACCTTTACTCTCTCAACGCCAACGACGAGATCCACGCCCTTGTCTTCTCCCCCAACAGATACTGGCTGTGCGCTGCCACCgccagcagcatcatcatcttcgacctcgagaagaagagcaaggttgatgagctcaagcCTGAGTTCCCCGCTGTCGGCAAGAAGAGCCGAGAGCCTGAGTGTGTCAGCTTGGCTTGGTCTGCTGATGGCCAGACTCTGTTCGCTGGCTACACTGACAACATCATCCGTGCCTGGGGTGTCATGTCGAGGGCATAA